One Pseudosulfitobacter sp. DSM 107133 genomic window carries:
- a CDS encoding type II toxin-antitoxin system PemK/MazF family toxin, with product MADETAPPRVAPTVKSAPRIRQVYWCKLPDDAQLPEFWKTRPVLIMSLKTTLHGKVTVLPFSTKSQPDNPHAYPMQSPLQAKQAWVICDHLMTVAVSRLSPPGRVIPRISEADFEHIKERALKNLPY from the coding sequence ATGGCAGATGAAACCGCGCCACCGCGCGTTGCGCCAACAGTCAAGAGTGCTCCGCGCATTCGTCAGGTATATTGGTGCAAGCTACCCGACGACGCCCAGTTGCCCGAGTTCTGGAAAACACGGCCCGTGCTCATCATGTCGCTGAAAACGACCCTTCACGGCAAAGTCACAGTGCTGCCTTTCTCTACCAAGTCGCAGCCTGACAATCCACATGCTTACCCTATGCAGTCCCCGCTACAGGCGAAACAAGCGTGGGTGATCTGTGACCACCTGATGACAGTGGCCGTAAGCCGCCTAAGTCCACCTGGACGAGTGATCCCGCGCATTTCCGAAGCCGATTTCGAGCACATCAAAGAGCGCGCCCTCAAGAATCTCCCATACTGA